From Rhizobium sp. NZLR1, a single genomic window includes:
- the recF gene encoding DNA replication/repair protein RecF: MPHKVALSRLKLTDFRNYAAASLALDGRHAVLTGDNGAGKTNLMEAVSLLSPGRGLRRAAYGDITRVGAAGGFSIFAALDGMEGEVEIGTGIETSEETTSRRLRINGTPAKTADELTDHLRLLWLTPAMDGLFTGASSDRRRFLDRLVLSLDPAHGRRASDFERAMRSRNKLLDEGRFDPSWLAGIEQQMASLGIAMALARQEMLGLLTRLIEERPESSPFPSAALQLSGFMDGQFSRPSVDLEDDYAAMLAESRYRDAGAGRTLEGPHRADLIVHHREKAMEAERCSTGEQKALLIGLVLAHARLVGNLTDHAPILLLDEIAAHLDEGRRAALFDLIDGLGGQAFMTGTDREMFSALGDRAQFFTVADGKAFE; the protein is encoded by the coding sequence ATGCCGCACAAGGTTGCTCTTTCCCGTCTGAAGCTGACAGATTTCCGCAACTATGCGGCGGCGTCCCTTGCCCTTGACGGTCGGCACGCCGTGCTGACGGGGGACAATGGCGCTGGCAAGACCAATCTCATGGAGGCAGTCTCGCTGCTTTCGCCTGGCCGCGGTCTGCGCCGCGCCGCCTATGGCGACATTACCCGTGTCGGTGCAGCCGGCGGTTTTTCGATCTTCGCCGCGCTCGACGGCATGGAAGGCGAAGTCGAGATCGGCACCGGCATCGAAACAAGCGAGGAAACCACCTCGCGCAGACTGCGGATCAACGGCACCCCCGCCAAGACCGCCGATGAACTGACTGACCATCTGCGCCTTCTCTGGCTAACACCGGCGATGGACGGCCTCTTTACCGGCGCCTCCTCCGACCGGCGCCGCTTTCTCGACCGGCTGGTGCTATCGCTCGATCCCGCCCATGGCCGCCGCGCCAGCGATTTCGAGCGTGCCATGCGCAGCCGCAACAAATTGCTGGATGAAGGCCGTTTCGACCCCTCCTGGCTCGCCGGTATCGAACAACAAATGGCCAGCCTCGGCATCGCCATGGCGCTCGCCCGACAGGAGATGCTCGGCCTGCTGACCCGCCTGATCGAGGAAAGGCCGGAAAGTTCACCCTTCCCCTCGGCAGCGCTGCAGCTCTCAGGCTTCATGGACGGTCAGTTTTCGCGGCCCTCGGTCGACCTCGAGGACGACTATGCGGCAATGCTGGCGGAGAGCCGTTACCGCGACGCCGGCGCGGGGCGCACGCTGGAGGGGCCGCACCGGGCCGACCTCATCGTGCACCACCGCGAAAAAGCGATGGAGGCGGAACGTTGTTCCACCGGCGAGCAGAAAGCGCTGCTTATCGGCCTGGTGCTTGCGCATGCGCGCCTCGTCGGCAATCTCACCGATCATGCGCCGATCCTGCTGCTCGACGAGATCGCCGCACACCTCGACGAGGGCCGCCGCGCCGCGCTGTTCGACCTCATCGACGGGCTCGGCGGCCAGGCCTTCATGACCGGAACGGATCGCGAGATGTTTTCGGCGCTCGGCGACAGGGCTCAGTTCTTCACCGTTGCCGACGGGAAAGCTTTCGAATGA
- a CDS encoding D-glycerate dehydrogenase yields the protein MTAKKKPKVYITRKLPDAVETRMRELFDAELNIDDAPRSVPELVAAVKAAEVLVPTVTDRIDAALIDQAGPQMKLIASFSNGTDHIDVEAAARKGITVTNTPNVLTEDTADMTMALILAVPRRLGEGARVLTDKPGEWAGWSPTWMLGRRIHGKRIGIVGMGRIGTAVARRAKAFGLSIHYHNRKRVNPAVEDELEATYWESLDQMLARVDIVSVNCPSTPATFHLISARRLALLQPTAYLVNTARGDVVDEAALIKSLREGRIAGAGLDVFENEPAVNPKLIKLANEGKVVLLPHMSSATIEGRIDMGDKVIINIRAFIDGHRPPNRVLPGR from the coding sequence ATGACAGCGAAGAAAAAACCGAAGGTCTACATCACCCGCAAGCTGCCCGATGCCGTCGAAACCCGGATGCGGGAGCTCTTCGACGCCGAGCTGAACATCGACGACGCGCCGCGTTCCGTTCCCGAGCTTGTCGCCGCGGTCAAGGCCGCCGAGGTGCTGGTGCCGACCGTCACCGATCGCATCGACGCGGCGCTGATCGATCAGGCGGGACCGCAGATGAAGCTGATTGCCAGCTTCTCCAACGGCACCGATCATATCGACGTCGAGGCGGCGGCGCGCAAGGGTATCACCGTCACGAACACCCCGAACGTCCTGACCGAGGATACCGCCGATATGACCATGGCGCTCATCCTCGCGGTTCCGAGACGGCTCGGCGAAGGCGCGCGCGTGCTGACCGACAAGCCGGGCGAATGGGCCGGCTGGTCTCCCACCTGGATGCTCGGCCGGCGCATTCACGGCAAGCGCATCGGCATTGTCGGCATGGGCCGCATCGGCACGGCGGTGGCCCGCCGCGCCAAGGCTTTCGGCCTGTCGATCCATTATCACAACCGCAAACGCGTCAATCCGGCCGTCGAGGACGAATTGGAGGCGACCTATTGGGAAAGCCTCGACCAGATGCTTGCCCGCGTCGACATCGTTTCGGTCAATTGTCCATCGACGCCGGCAACCTTCCACCTGATCTCGGCCCGCCGGCTGGCGCTGCTGCAGCCGACGGCCTATCTCGTCAACACCGCACGCGGCGACGTCGTCGATGAAGCTGCACTGATCAAGTCTCTGAGGGAGGGTCGGATTGCCGGCGCCGGCCTCGACGTCTTCGAAAACGAACCCGCCGTCAATCCGAAGCTCATCAAGCTCGCCAATGAGGGCAAGGTCGTGCTGCTGCCGCATATGAGTTCGGCGACGATCGAAGGCCGCATCGACATGGGCGACAAGGTCATCATCAATATCCGCGCCTTCATCGACGGCCACAGGCCGCCGAACCGGGTGCTGCCCGGCCGCTGA
- a CDS encoding molybdopterin-synthase adenylyltransferase MoeB yields MTEAAFPSAGRHDNIGAMEPLSPDEIARYHRHILLPEIGGAGQQRLKAARVLVIGAGGLGAPVLQYLAAAGIGTLGIVDDDRVSLSNLQRQVIHDSGTIGELKTESAALAIARLNPHVRLIRFEERFSPETARRQLSGFDLLIDGSDNFDTRYAAADAAEEARIPLVSGAVGRFDGSLTVLKPYESAEDGTPNPRYRDLFPEAPPAGLIPACAEAGIIGALTGVIGTMMAMEAIKLVTGTGEPLVGRLLLYDALKARFDTVRYKRRRTTERQGG; encoded by the coding sequence ATGACCGAGGCGGCTTTTCCCAGCGCCGGGCGCCATGATAATATCGGCGCTATGGAACCGCTCAGCCCGGACGAAATCGCCCGCTATCACCGCCACATCCTGCTCCCCGAGATCGGCGGCGCCGGCCAGCAGCGGTTGAAAGCCGCCCGTGTGCTGGTGATCGGTGCCGGCGGCCTCGGTGCGCCGGTGCTGCAATATCTCGCCGCAGCCGGGATCGGCACACTCGGTATCGTCGACGACGACCGGGTGTCGCTGTCGAACCTGCAGCGCCAGGTGATCCATGATTCCGGCACGATCGGCGAGTTGAAGACGGAAAGTGCCGCCTTGGCCATCGCCAGGCTCAATCCGCATGTCCGGCTGATCCGCTTCGAGGAACGCTTTTCCCCGGAAACTGCCCGCCGGCAATTGTCCGGCTTCGATTTGCTGATCGACGGCTCCGACAATTTCGACACGCGCTACGCCGCCGCCGATGCGGCGGAGGAAGCACGTATTCCGCTCGTCAGCGGCGCCGTCGGGCGTTTCGATGGCTCGCTGACGGTTCTCAAGCCTTATGAGAGCGCCGAGGACGGGACGCCCAACCCCAGATATCGCGACCTCTTTCCGGAAGCGCCGCCGGCGGGGCTGATTCCGGCCTGCGCCGAGGCCGGCATCATCGGCGCGCTCACCGGTGTCATCGGCACGATGATGGCGATGGAGGCGATCAAGCTCGTCACCGGCACCGGGGAGCCGCTGGTCGGGCGGCTGCTGCTCTACGACGCGCTCAAGGCCCGGTTCGACACTGTGCGCTATAAACGGCGCCGCACGACAGAAAGACAGGGCGGATGA
- a CDS encoding GNAT family N-acetyltransferase produces the protein MTIIPLDHRFTRWDELLALILASFASMNGRIDPPSSALALTAGSLAEKADAEIGHVAIDGDKLIGCLFLRPEADCLYVGKLAVLPEVQGKGLGKRLLAIAELTAARLGLPALRLETRIELTDNHAVFAAWGFSRTAEKAHPGFARTTFVEMRKMLAPQIRIV, from the coding sequence ATGACGATTATCCCTCTTGATCATCGTTTCACGCGCTGGGACGAGCTGCTCGCACTCATCCTCGCCTCCTTCGCTTCGATGAACGGCAGGATTGATCCGCCTTCCTCGGCGCTCGCGCTGACGGCGGGGTCGCTGGCGGAAAAGGCCGATGCAGAGATCGGCCATGTCGCCATCGACGGCGACAAATTGATCGGCTGCCTGTTCCTGCGGCCGGAGGCCGATTGCCTCTATGTCGGCAAGCTCGCCGTTCTGCCTGAGGTGCAGGGCAAGGGCCTCGGCAAGCGTCTGCTGGCAATTGCCGAACTGACGGCCGCAAGGCTCGGTCTTCCTGCTTTGCGGCTGGAAACCCGCATCGAGCTTACCGACAATCACGCCGTCTTTGCCGCCTGGGGATTTTCCAGAACCGCCGAAAAGGCGCATCCCGGCTTTGCCAGAACGACATTCGTCGAGATGCGCAAAATGCTTGCTCCTCAGATCCGCATCGTCTGA
- a CDS encoding helix-turn-helix transcriptional regulator, with translation MPDPVDIIVGRNVRQFRALRRVSQLELGEALGLTFQQIQKYEKGTNRVSASKLHQIAVFLDVEISALFEGAGISQFGSRIELSPDAYALALSYDRLSSPAGKEAVKTIVTLMTGQAVETAA, from the coding sequence GTGCCAGATCCGGTTGATATTATCGTTGGTCGCAACGTAAGGCAGTTTCGCGCCCTTCGCCGTGTTTCCCAGCTCGAGCTTGGCGAAGCACTCGGACTGACTTTCCAGCAGATCCAGAAATACGAAAAGGGGACGAACCGCGTTTCCGCCAGCAAGCTGCATCAGATCGCGGTTTTTCTTGATGTTGAGATATCTGCTCTTTTCGAGGGAGCCGGCATATCGCAATTCGGCAGCCGCATCGAACTCAGCCCCGACGCCTATGCGCTGGCGCTGAGCTACGACAGACTGAGCTCGCCGGCAGGCAAGGAAGCGGTCAAGACCATCGTCACCCTGATGACTGGCCAAGCGGTCGAAACCGCCGCCTGA